From the genome of Aerosakkonema funiforme FACHB-1375, one region includes:
- the sat gene encoding sulfate adenylyltransferase codes for MSHLPDWIAPHGGELIDRIATPEQKQEFLSKADFLPRVQLDERAVSDLEMIAIGAFSPLTGFMEQADYESVVANMRLANNLVWSVPITLPVTEEVASTLKEGDLVRLDNPTGQFIGVLQLTQKYQYDKNREAINVYRTDDSKHPGVKVVYNQGPINLAGPIWLLQRDPHPLFPKYQIDPAESRRLFKEHGWRTVVGFQTRNPIHRAHEYIQKCALETVDALFLHPLVGATKDDDIPADVRMRCYEVLLERYFPKDRVILAINPAAMRYAGPREAIFHAMVRKNYGCTHFIVGRDHAGVGDYYGTYDAQHIFDEFEPSELGIVPMKFEHAFYCTVTQGMATTKTSPSTPEQRIHLSGTKVREMLRRGELPPPQFSRPEVAAELARAMHQ; via the coding sequence ATGAGTCATCTTCCAGACTGGATTGCGCCTCACGGTGGCGAACTGATCGATCGCATTGCCACACCCGAACAAAAACAAGAATTTCTCTCCAAAGCCGACTTTCTGCCAAGAGTGCAACTGGATGAGAGAGCAGTTTCCGACTTGGAAATGATTGCGATCGGTGCCTTTAGTCCCCTGACCGGCTTCATGGAACAAGCAGATTACGAGTCAGTCGTTGCCAATATGCGGCTGGCAAACAATCTCGTGTGGTCAGTTCCCATCACCCTACCCGTCACAGAAGAAGTTGCCTCCACCCTCAAAGAAGGCGACTTGGTACGCCTGGATAACCCCACAGGTCAGTTTATCGGCGTCCTGCAACTAACCCAAAAATATCAGTACGATAAAAACCGCGAAGCGATAAACGTCTACCGCACCGATGACAGCAAACATCCAGGCGTAAAGGTGGTATATAACCAAGGGCCAATCAATCTAGCTGGGCCAATCTGGTTGCTGCAACGCGACCCCCATCCCCTATTTCCCAAATACCAAATTGACCCCGCCGAGTCGCGGCGATTGTTTAAAGAACACGGCTGGAGGACAGTTGTAGGCTTCCAAACGCGCAATCCCATCCATAGAGCCCACGAATACATTCAAAAATGCGCTTTAGAAACAGTAGATGCCTTATTCTTGCATCCCCTCGTCGGTGCAACCAAAGACGATGACATTCCCGCCGACGTGCGGATGCGCTGCTACGAGGTTTTGCTGGAACGCTACTTCCCCAAAGACCGCGTGATTCTGGCGATCAACCCGGCGGCGATGCGCTACGCTGGGCCGAGAGAAGCCATTTTTCACGCGATGGTTCGCAAAAACTACGGCTGCACTCACTTCATTGTCGGACGCGATCATGCCGGCGTGGGAGATTACTACGGCACTTACGACGCTCAACATATTTTTGACGAGTTTGAGCCATCCGAATTGGGTATTGTGCCGATGAAGTTTGAACACGCTTTCTACTGCACCGTCACTCAGGGTATGGCGACGACCAAAACTAGCCCCAGCACTCCAGAACAGCGCATCCACCTGTCGGGAACGAAGGTACGGGAGATGCTGCGTAGGGGCGAACTGCCGCCGCCGCAGTTCTCCAGACCGGAGGTAGCGGCTGAATTGGCGCGGGCGATGCACCAGTAG
- a CDS encoding S-methyl-5'-thioadenosine phosphorylase — protein MAQAKIGIIGGSGLYKMDALKDVEEVQIDTPFGPPSDALILGTLEGTRVAFLARHGRNHTLLPSELPFRANIYAMKQLGVEYLISASAVGSLKEEVKPLDMVVPDQFIDRTRNRVSTFFGEGIVAHIAFGDPVCKNLAAVITDAVASLKLPDLTLYRGGTYVCMEGPAFSTKAESRLYRSWGATVIGMTNLPEAKLAREAEIAYATLALVTDYDCWHPAHDSVTVEMVIANLQRNGVNAQKAIQETVRRLAENPPPSEAHSALKYAIVTPLDKVPTATKEKLGLLLQKYL, from the coding sequence ATGGCTCAGGCAAAAATAGGAATTATCGGCGGTAGTGGACTCTACAAAATGGACGCGCTCAAAGATGTAGAAGAAGTACAAATTGATACGCCCTTTGGGCCACCATCCGATGCTTTAATTCTGGGAACTCTAGAAGGGACGCGGGTTGCTTTCCTAGCACGTCACGGTCGGAATCATACTCTTTTACCGTCAGAACTGCCATTCCGGGCTAATATCTATGCAATGAAGCAGCTGGGGGTCGAGTATTTAATCTCGGCCTCAGCTGTCGGTTCTCTCAAGGAGGAGGTTAAACCTCTAGATATGGTAGTGCCGGATCAATTTATCGATCGCACTAGAAATAGAGTTTCCACCTTTTTCGGGGAAGGAATTGTAGCCCACATTGCTTTTGGCGACCCAGTATGTAAAAATTTAGCTGCCGTTATAACGGATGCCGTTGCTAGCCTAAAGCTACCGGATCTGACCCTCTACCGTGGCGGTACGTATGTTTGTATGGAAGGGCCAGCTTTTTCCACTAAAGCAGAGTCCCGTCTCTACCGCAGTTGGGGTGCGACTGTAATCGGGATGACGAATTTGCCAGAGGCGAAATTAGCTAGGGAAGCAGAAATCGCCTATGCAACTTTAGCTTTAGTTACCGATTACGATTGCTGGCATCCAGCTCATGATAGTGTGACTGTAGAAATGGTGATTGCCAATCTGCAACGCAATGGCGTGAATGCTCAAAAAGCCATTCAAGAAACGGTGCGGCGTTTGGCAGAAAATCCTCCCCCATCAGAAGCTCACTCAGCCTTGAAATACGCGATTGTTACCCCCCTGGATAAGGTTCCTACTGCTACAAAAGAAAAGTTGGGATTGTTGTTGCAAAAATATTTATGA
- a CDS encoding DUF6745 domain-containing protein codes for MSQPKITSLTPEQEALIPVYREKWLRIALSTEPIDKEKAAEAVTEAYVLIGRKKPHIIFCDSPYAVDKTREQLVKGLSLPQLINSVSNELESELWDKLVGQLWEELTSRITNKLEARIWEDLEETIGTELIEQFDFDDLINPEELAKWCTWIDFCISVLNLSYSSKTEWILLQNLIKSCWIICTYQEVAIICDRPRILSFDNQNRLHAEGSAAIQYADGFSFYAYHGVTLPEKYGKLHPNQWQAKWLLEEKNAELRRVLIQGIGYSRICQELQAIELDSWQEYTLLKIDSNVDIEPIYLLKMTCPSTGFIHALRVPPNVESAREAITWVNGGIDPEEFSLQT; via the coding sequence ATGTCGCAGCCAAAAATTACCTCACTAACTCCAGAACAAGAAGCGCTGATTCCTGTTTATCGGGAAAAGTGGCTGCGAATTGCACTTTCAACCGAGCCGATCGATAAAGAAAAAGCTGCGGAAGCTGTCACTGAAGCGTATGTTTTGATTGGCAGAAAAAAACCACATATCATTTTTTGCGATAGCCCTTATGCAGTAGATAAAACGCGAGAACAATTGGTGAAAGGATTGTCTTTACCTCAATTAATAAATTCGGTTTCAAATGAACTAGAATCAGAACTATGGGATAAGCTAGTAGGGCAATTATGGGAAGAATTAACAAGTAGGATTACAAATAAATTAGAAGCGCGGATTTGGGAAGACCTAGAAGAAACGATAGGTACAGAATTAATAGAACAATTTGACTTTGATGACTTGATTAATCCCGAAGAATTGGCCAAATGGTGTACTTGGATTGACTTTTGTATTTCTGTTTTAAATTTAAGTTACTCTAGTAAAACAGAATGGATATTATTGCAGAATTTAATTAAAAGCTGTTGGATAATTTGCACTTATCAAGAAGTAGCCATTATTTGCGATCGACCTCGCATTCTCTCCTTCGATAATCAAAATCGCCTCCACGCTGAAGGTTCAGCCGCGATTCAATATGCTGATGGTTTCAGCTTTTATGCCTATCATGGTGTAACCTTACCAGAAAAATATGGAAAATTGCATCCAAATCAGTGGCAAGCAAAATGGCTTTTAGAAGAAAAAAACGCCGAATTGCGACGAGTATTGATTCAGGGAATCGGTTACAGTCGCATTTGCCAAGAATTACAAGCGATCGAACTAGATTCTTGGCAGGAATACACTTTACTAAAAATAGATAGCAATGTCGATATCGAACCGATTTATTTATTAAAAATGACTTGTCCCAGTACAGGGTTCATCCACGCCTTGCGAGTACCGCCAAATGTTGAATCTGCACGCGAAGCAATCACATGGGTAAATGGGGGAATTGACCCAGAAGAATTTTCCCTGCAAACTTAA
- a CDS encoding TPR end-of-group domain-containing protein: protein MKLKFWLACAIVSVNINIAAVAVDRQNTMPALLAQAKGAPAISPTERQELQQLRLEKEIRDRVQAEVDRAFSRLTTSMDLLLFAIALFPVVTALAVWLLRRSSIDQIVSETRAQLQKEAQKQLTAEIADEFSKQSAIFTQEIENLEAKLIAYITSQTGAIYFKEQEDVPIHATANLPVETEFNVPNIAAAIEIEADNSEAQERMPAQISNEQFESGEQVEDSLSVTTQEVLNANDYLERGNEHFAAGRYVEANNSYNQAVKLDRDLPSARYQNARAYAMRGSINAAVGNLQWAIDVEPTYKEMAKSDSAFDEIRESEQFHKVIEE from the coding sequence ATGAAGCTTAAATTTTGGCTTGCCTGCGCTATTGTCTCTGTCAATATCAACATTGCTGCTGTCGCTGTCGATCGACAAAATACCATGCCGGCATTATTGGCACAAGCCAAGGGAGCGCCTGCAATTTCTCCGACTGAGCGGCAGGAACTGCAACAACTGCGGTTAGAGAAGGAAATACGCGATCGCGTTCAGGCGGAAGTCGATCGTGCCTTTAGCCGCTTGACAACTTCGATGGATCTATTGCTATTTGCGATCGCCCTGTTTCCTGTTGTGACCGCTCTTGCTGTTTGGCTTCTCCGCCGCAGCTCGATCGACCAAATAGTTTCTGAAACCAGAGCGCAATTGCAGAAAGAAGCCCAAAAACAACTAACAGCAGAGATAGCCGATGAATTTTCCAAACAAAGCGCGATTTTTACACAAGAAATCGAAAATTTAGAAGCTAAACTTATAGCTTACATAACCAGTCAAACTGGAGCGATATATTTTAAAGAACAGGAAGATGTACCTATCCACGCAACGGCAAATTTGCCAGTTGAAACAGAATTCAACGTGCCAAATATTGCCGCAGCAATTGAAATAGAAGCAGACAATAGCGAAGCACAAGAGCGAATGCCAGCGCAGATTTCAAATGAGCAATTTGAATCGGGAGAACAAGTTGAAGATTCTTTATCTGTTACGACCCAGGAAGTATTAAATGCCAACGATTATTTAGAGCGAGGTAACGAACATTTTGCTGCCGGTCGCTACGTAGAAGCAAATAACAGCTATAACCAAGCTGTGAAACTCGATCGCGACTTGCCGTCAGCTCGGTATCAAAATGCTAGAGCTTATGCTATGCGAGGCAGTATAAATGCAGCGGTTGGCAACTTGCAATGGGCAATTGATGTGGAGCCGACTTATAAGGAAATGGCTAAAAGTGACTCGGCTTTTGATGAAATTCGCGAAAGTGAGCAGTTTCATAAAGTAATTGAGGAATAG
- a CDS encoding Tab2/Atab2 family RNA-binding protein — translation MSIWQIDFYRRPLQDEVGSALWELLICDRSRRLTYSAFCPQSEVTPDWIVCQLVIAASSYKNLPELIQVFRPQSLGLMEASGKQLGIPVEATRRTHTLKQWLQERAEQYPSMEGYSGEPYTPLAIEKPPPIPLPERFWGERWRFATLNAGDIQERFTDRLVPIVEMPEFLLPINLGIASTVAVPGVVIDGGRRAMQIARWIQESKPVSLNYIPGPPNGLVLEAGLNDRWIVATFEDEEVSAAAQMYEARLLLSRGLHFLLVQPDDSGMTYSGFWLLQGED, via the coding sequence ATGAGCATTTGGCAAATTGATTTTTATCGCCGTCCGTTGCAGGATGAAGTCGGGAGTGCATTGTGGGAGTTACTGATTTGCGATCGATCGCGCCGTTTAACTTATAGTGCCTTTTGTCCTCAGTCCGAAGTCACTCCCGATTGGATTGTTTGTCAGTTAGTGATCGCAGCTAGCTCTTATAAAAATCTGCCAGAGTTAATACAAGTTTTTCGTCCCCAGTCTTTAGGTTTAATGGAAGCAAGTGGAAAGCAGCTGGGAATTCCGGTAGAAGCAACGCGCCGCACTCACACTTTAAAGCAATGGTTGCAAGAAAGAGCCGAACAATACCCTAGTATGGAAGGTTACAGCGGCGAACCTTATACTCCCCTAGCAATCGAGAAACCACCCCCAATACCCCTACCAGAAAGATTTTGGGGAGAACGCTGGCGATTTGCGACCCTTAATGCAGGGGATATTCAAGAAAGATTTACCGATCGACTTGTACCAATTGTAGAAATGCCAGAATTTCTCTTACCCATAAATCTCGGAATTGCATCAACAGTTGCAGTTCCCGGTGTGGTAATTGATGGGGGAAGGCGAGCGATGCAAATAGCTCGCTGGATACAAGAATCCAAACCAGTCTCTCTTAACTATATACCAGGTCCGCCCAATGGTTTAGTATTGGAAGCCGGACTGAACGACAGGTGGATCGTTGCGACTTTTGAAGATGAAGAAGTTTCCGCAGCTGCACAGATGTACGAAGCACGTTTGCTCCTAAGTAGAGGTTTGCACTTTTTATTAGTGCAGCCTGATGATTCCGGAATGACTTACAGTGGCTTTTGGCTATTGCAAGGAGAAGATTGA
- a CDS encoding caspase family protein, whose product MKRRSFLARAGWVLAALGVGEAGLVATGNRYYQVLAQPTPRKLALLVGINQYSGSSLTGCLTDVELQRQLLIHRFGFQPSDILVLTDRQATRQNIETAFIEHLTKQAQPDDVVVFHFSGFGSRVEAESIEGEESSIPNPKSQIENLLLPVDAVLATKTEPTINALREETLRSLLRSLNTDNVTAILDTSYSDAGTLLLGNLRVRSQSQQPPLLLSSQELTLPEQLQDTKLKTSIPGVILAAAGLTQQAFEEQLNGVGIGLFTYALTQYLWQATPASTVRVSLSSVTRALAQVVGNKQESIINYQNNADRILSPYHLIPDRETADGVVRAVEDDGKTALLWLAGLPITVLPSYGVNSVLTLLPLPGSETAVNQLPQLSIRSRENLMAKAQILPSSTSEAYQLQPGQLVQEAIRVLPRNVDLMVAIDASLARIERVDAISAFSGIANVSSVAAGEQPADCVLGRVQRRGLVTGEKSSPSSVSNSQSLISYPQYGLFSPGGNLLPNTEGEVGEAVKTAVQRLFPRLQTLLAAKLLRLSENEASSRLGVRATLEMIAPRKEVLIERTTQRAPWLAPAIESKFNGMGNGGVVSVPIGSRIQYRLHNYSNAPIYFMLLGIDSSGAAIALIPPQSSPNLDGSPTNPLQQQAIGQGETIILPDISSPFKWIVQGPAGLVEMQMVLSRSPLDLTLATLENTQHPRGEFQRLGVLLSPLEVARAVLQDLHKASLPAADIMAASPDNFALDVNAWATLSFIYQIV is encoded by the coding sequence ATGAAGCGACGCAGTTTTTTGGCACGAGCTGGCTGGGTACTGGCAGCTCTGGGTGTGGGGGAAGCTGGACTGGTGGCAACAGGAAATCGCTACTATCAGGTGTTGGCGCAACCGACTCCTCGCAAGTTAGCGCTGCTGGTGGGTATTAACCAGTATTCTGGGAGTTCGCTGACAGGTTGTCTGACGGATGTGGAACTGCAACGGCAACTTCTGATACACCGATTTGGTTTTCAGCCCAGCGATATTCTGGTTTTAACCGATCGACAAGCTACGCGGCAAAATATAGAAACGGCTTTCATCGAACATCTCACTAAGCAGGCGCAACCGGATGATGTGGTGGTTTTCCACTTCAGCGGTTTTGGCAGTCGTGTGGAAGCGGAAAGCATTGAAGGAGAAGAATCATCAATCCCAAATCCCAAATCCCAAATCGAAAATTTATTGCTGCCGGTAGATGCAGTGCTGGCAACAAAAACTGAGCCGACAATCAACGCTTTACGGGAAGAAACGCTGCGATCGTTGTTGCGATCGCTCAATACCGATAACGTGACAGCGATACTGGATACGAGCTACAGCGATGCGGGTACTTTACTTTTGGGGAATTTGCGAGTGCGATCGCAATCCCAGCAACCCCCTCTTCTTCTGAGTTCCCAAGAACTAACTTTGCCAGAACAACTCCAAGACACAAAGCTGAAAACTTCTATACCGGGAGTAATCTTAGCAGCAGCGGGATTGACTCAACAGGCATTTGAGGAGCAGTTGAATGGTGTAGGGATTGGTTTGTTTACTTACGCTTTGACTCAATATCTCTGGCAAGCTACCCCCGCAAGTACGGTTCGAGTCAGCTTGAGTAGCGTGACGAGAGCGCTCGCACAAGTGGTGGGAAACAAACAGGAATCCATAATAAATTATCAAAATAATGCCGATCGCATATTGTCGCCCTATCATCTCATCCCGGATCGGGAAACAGCTGATGGTGTGGTGAGAGCAGTAGAAGACGATGGCAAAACAGCACTTTTGTGGTTGGCGGGACTGCCGATAACAGTTCTGCCTTCCTATGGAGTGAATTCTGTTTTGACTTTATTACCCTTACCGGGTTCGGAAACCGCTGTCAATCAACTACCGCAACTTTCAATTCGTTCTCGCGAGAATTTGATGGCAAAGGCGCAAATCTTACCATCTTCAACTAGCGAAGCTTACCAATTGCAACCGGGGCAACTGGTGCAAGAAGCGATCCGGGTTCTGCCCCGCAATGTAGACTTAATGGTGGCGATCGATGCTAGTTTGGCACGCATTGAGCGAGTGGATGCGATTAGTGCTTTTTCTGGGATTGCCAATGTGTCATCAGTGGCGGCGGGCGAACAACCTGCGGATTGCGTGTTGGGTCGAGTGCAAAGGAGGGGACTGGTAACTGGAGAGAAGTCTTCCCCATCTTCTGTGAGCAATTCGCAATCACTTATCTCCTATCCTCAATACGGTTTATTTTCCCCCGGTGGGAATCTTCTACCCAATACAGAGGGAGAAGTGGGGGAAGCAGTCAAGACGGCGGTACAAAGATTGTTCCCCAGACTGCAAACGCTGCTGGCAGCTAAGCTGTTGCGTTTGAGCGAAAATGAAGCATCTTCGCGCTTGGGAGTGCGGGCAACTCTAGAGATGATTGCCCCCAGGAAAGAGGTGCTGATCGAACGAACAACGCAGCGAGCTCCTTGGCTGGCACCTGCAATTGAGTCCAAATTTAATGGAATGGGAAATGGGGGAGTTGTCAGTGTGCCGATCGGCAGTCGCATCCAGTATAGACTTCACAATTACAGCAATGCGCCTATTTATTTTATGTTGCTGGGGATCGATAGCAGCGGTGCCGCGATCGCTTTAATCCCTCCACAATCTTCTCCCAATCTCGATGGCTCTCCAACTAACCCTCTACAGCAGCAGGCGATCGGTCAGGGCGAGACTATCATCTTACCAGATATTTCCAGTCCTTTTAAATGGATTGTCCAAGGCCCAGCAGGACTGGTAGAAATGCAAATGGTTTTGAGTCGATCGCCTCTCGATCTAACTCTTGCTACTCTGGAAAATACGCAGCATCCCAGAGGAGAATTTCAACGCCTCGGCGTGTTGCTCAGTCCCTTGGAAGTGGCGCGAGCAGTTCTGCAAGATTTGCACAAAGCCAGTCTTCCTGCTGCCGACATTATGGCGGCATCTCCGGATAACTTCGCCTTGGATGTAAATGCCTGGGCAACTCTCAGTTTTATTTACCAGATAGTTTGA
- the mnmA gene encoding tRNA 2-thiouridine(34) synthase MnmA encodes MNKVVVGLSGGVDSSVAAAILHHQGYQVEGLTLWLMKGKGQCCSEGMVDAARICEQLGIPHHIVDSRDVFQANIVDYLVAGYSDGITPLPCSQCNKAVKFGPMLQYARSNLGIDKIATGHYARISYNAQTDRYQLRRAVDLNKDQTYFLYDLSQELLAGSVFPLGEKHKTETRQIAAEFGLKTADKPESMDLCLVESNGSMRAFLDKYIAPKKGDIVDRSGKVLGHHDGIHHYTIGQRKGLGIAAAEPLYVIGLDAVNNRVIVGDRNCADRTECTVQRVNWVSIAPPSAPIRAEVQIRYRSPAVPVTVIPLWEDGQDAHPTRVKLVFDEPQFSITPGQAAVWYDGDILLGGGIIER; translated from the coding sequence ATGAACAAAGTAGTCGTTGGCCTCTCCGGTGGCGTTGATAGTTCAGTTGCAGCAGCGATCCTTCATCATCAGGGATATCAAGTGGAAGGCTTGACCCTTTGGCTGATGAAGGGGAAGGGTCAGTGCTGCTCTGAAGGGATGGTCGATGCGGCTAGAATTTGCGAACAGCTCGGTATTCCCCATCACATTGTCGATAGCCGCGATGTCTTCCAGGCCAATATTGTGGACTATCTGGTAGCGGGTTATAGCGACGGAATCACCCCGTTGCCTTGTTCCCAGTGCAATAAGGCGGTGAAGTTTGGCCCGATGTTGCAATATGCACGGTCAAATCTCGGTATTGACAAAATTGCCACGGGTCACTACGCCCGGATTAGTTACAATGCCCAAACCGATCGCTACCAATTGCGGCGAGCTGTTGACCTGAATAAGGATCAGACGTACTTTTTGTACGATTTGTCGCAGGAATTGCTGGCTGGCTCGGTATTTCCCCTGGGAGAAAAGCACAAGACCGAAACGCGGCAAATTGCGGCAGAATTTGGCTTGAAGACTGCCGATAAGCCGGAAAGTATGGATTTGTGCTTGGTGGAAAGCAATGGTTCGATGCGGGCGTTTCTGGATAAGTACATCGCTCCGAAAAAAGGCGATATTGTCGATCGCTCTGGCAAGGTGCTGGGTCACCACGATGGTATCCATCACTACACGATCGGTCAGCGGAAAGGATTGGGTATTGCGGCGGCGGAACCGCTGTACGTGATCGGATTGGATGCGGTAAACAATCGGGTGATTGTGGGCGATCGCAATTGTGCCGATCGAACAGAATGTACCGTGCAAAGGGTAAACTGGGTGTCGATCGCGCCACCCTCTGCACCCATCCGCGCCGAAGTGCAGATTCGATATCGATCGCCCGCCGTACCAGTTACGGTAATTCCTTTGTGGGAGGACGGGCAAGATGCCCATCCCACAAGAGTTAAGCTGGTGTTTGACGAACCGCAGTTCAGCATCACCCCCGGACAAGCCGCAGTTTGGTACGACGGCGATATTCTGCTAGGTGGTGGCATCATCGAAAGATAA